In Pantoea agglomerans, the genomic stretch CGCTCTGGCAGTGGCTGCAGCATAACCAGCTGACGCGCGCTATCTGGATCGGCAGCGCCTCCGGCTGCCAGGTGCTTGCCGCGCTGGCGGTGAAACATCCCGAGGCGGTTGCCGGGCTGGTTTTCCAGGGGCCGACGGTGGATCGCCACGCGCGCAGCCTGCTGCGTCAGGCCTGGCGCGGCTGGCGCAATGGCCGTCTCGAACGCCATCGCTCCGCCGCGTCGCTGACGCGCGTCGATCTCGCCAAAGCGGGCCTGTGGCGCGCCCTGAAAACCCACCGTCTGCTGTTGCAGGACCGTATTGAACACCGTCTGCCCTATATCAACGCGCCAACGCTGCTGCTGCGCGGCTCGCGCGATACGGTTTCGCCTGCGCGCTGGGTCGATGAGCTGGGCGCGCTGCTGCCGCGCGGTGAGGTGCTGACGCTGCGCGGCGGCACCCATACGCTGCACTATGTCTATCCGTGGAGCTTTCGCCACGCCATCCGTCCCTTTCTGACGCGCATTCAGCAGGAGTATCAGGATGAGTAAACTGCCTAAAGGCATCGCCCGTTTCGACTCCGCTACCGCCATGCTGATGGCGCTGGCCCATACGCTGCATGATAAACCGGTCGACGACGGCGAAACCTCGCCGATACGCGATCGCCTGCTGCCATCGCTCGACCGTCTGCCGACCCGGCTGAGAGAGTGGGGCTACGCCGTCGGCGGCCTGGCGGAGGGCATCAGCGAGTCGCAGGCGGGGGATCTGGATGTTGAGGGCATCGCCGAATGGATGGTGAGCGAATACCCGGAGCAGGACTATCCCGCCGCTTTTATCGGCTCGTCCAATGGCGCGCTGACCCATCTGGCGGCAGCGGCGGGCGCGCCCTGGCTGCCGCAAACCTTTCTCTGTCCGGTACGCGCGGCGCACAGCGATCCCGACGACGCGCAGGCGGGCTTTGAGCAGGGAAAATCGGTCGCGGCGGCGCTGCTGGCGGCCTGGCCGCGTCTGGCGGTGCACCATATCCAGGATCCCAATCAGGACCGGCAGCTGCTGGCCAGGATGCGCTACTTTCACCTCAAGCTGCGCGCGCTGCCGCTGGCTTTTAATGAATTTCTGATGCGCAGCCTGCCGGGCAACAGCACGCTGTTTATCAGCCACTGTACGCGGCAGTGGCCGGTAACGCGCACCAGCGACCGCTCTTTCTTCCAGTTCGGCGGGCCAGGCGGCGCAACCGAGAGCGACTATCTGCAGGGCGGCGGACGCGTCGCGGAGTTTCTGGCGCGTTCCGGCAGCGATCGCGAGCAGTGGGATGCACCTGCGCCAACCGACACCGTGCCGGAAGCGGAGTGGGGCCTGGACGAGTATCTGAAGTCGCCGCTGAAAAAGCTGGCGGCAGATCAGGGCTGGCAGCTGCTGGAGATACGCTATCAGGACCCTGAGGCGCTGAGCTTCGTCGTGGCGGAGATCTACCGCGACTGGTATCTGGCGGCGGGCATCAACGCGACGCGCCTGACGGTAAGCAGCTATTTGCTGATGGATCCCTGGTGCACCATGCGTCAGCACGCCATTCCGTTCTGGCTGATGTCGGGCGCCGAGCCTTCCGCCGCCTCTCTGGCGCGCTTCCTGGATCGCCAGCCGCGCTATCGCGATATCGATATGCTGCTCTCTTCAACCGGGACGGAGAGTATCGGCCTGGCACCGCTCGACCGCTGGCGGGGGTTGCTCGATCGCGCGATGCATGAGGGGGCGTTTGTCGGCGTCGATACCGAGCGCTATCCGCATGATTTCGCCGCTTCCGCGCACTTCGACACCGCGCTGCGGGCGCGGGCGCCGCTCTTCGCGCCGCCGCCGCCCCTGAGTGTGGAAAAGGTGATTGCCGGTATCGAACGCTACGGCGCGCGCCACGGCGTGACGCTGCATAAGCTGAGCTAGCCGGGCAGGGCGCCCGGCCCTTTACGGCTAAACGCCGTCGGTGATCGGCTTGCGCACCAGCACCAGATAGGCGAGGGCGCCCACCACGGCGATCCCGGCGCAGATCATCAGCGCGAGGCTGAACGACTGGGTGGTATCGAGCACCCAGCCGGTAATGACCGGCGCGAAGGAGGCGAACACAAAGCTGGCGAAGTTCTGAATGCTGCCGACCGAAGCGGTCATGCGCGCCGTAACGTTGGCGTGGATCAGACCCCAGCAGGAGGTGCCCGCGAAGTGGATGCAGAACAGCGCCATACCGATCAGCGTCACGGCGCTGGTGGTGTCGGTTGCGCGCGTCACGAAGGCGGTAAAGGCCGCCGACAGTAGCATGCCGGTGATAATGCACACTTTGCGCGTCTTCACCGCATCAAAGCCGCGACGCACCAGTGCATCCACCGCATAGCCGTTAAGCAGCATGCCCGCCGCGCCGAACAGGAAAGGAATTGCCGCCAGCAGGCCGGTGCTCTTCAGATCCAGGTGGTAGGTCGACTGCAGATAGCCCGGCAGCCAGGCGATATAGAGCCAGGCGGTATAGTTGATGCCGCTAAAGCCGATCATCATGCCCCACATGGTGCGCTGCTTGAACAGGCCGCGCCATTCGGCGAAGCTCAGCGGCTCCTGGCGCGACGCCACGCTGCCCGCCTGCAGATAGTGGATCTCCTCCGCGCTCAGCCTGTTGTTGTCGCGGTCGCGATAGATCATGTACCAGCCAATCGCCAGAAACATACCGAGCACGCCGATGGTGATAAACATGCCGCGCCAGCCGAACGCCAGCATCATCGCAGCCAGCACCGGCGGCGCCACCGACAGGCCAATCATCGAGGCGGCGTTAAAGAAGCCCATCGGCATGCCGCGGTCTTTAATGTTGAACCAGTCGTTGATCACCTTCACGCCGCACGGGTTCATCGGCGCTTCGCCGATGCCGAGGCCGATTCGCACCAGAATAAACTGGGTGAAGTTATGCACCAGCCCGGCCGCCGCCTGAAACAGCGACCAGACAAACATGCCGAGGCCTAACATAATGCGCGGGCCTTTACGATCCAGCAGCGCGCCGCAGGGCAGCTGCGCCAGCCCGTACGCCAGCGAAAAGGCGGAGAGCAGCATGCCGATTTCGGTGGCGTTCAGCCCCAGCTCTTCGCGGATGGTCATATTGGCCACCGAGAGCGAACTGCGGTCCAGATAGTTAATGATGGCTGCAAACAGCAGCAGCAGCATGGCGGTGATCTGAATCTTGCGAATGCGCGGCGAACGCACGATATCGCTGCGCGCCGGCACATACTCCTGGCCAGGCTGCGCGCCGACGGCCGGCTTTTTAACGTCGCGGATTGAGGTATTTTCCATGGCATACTCCCGTAGCGGGGTCGTTATCGTTATCAGAGGTCAGAGAACATAGCGGCTCAGCGGCTCGCCATGAGTTGCAGTCGAGACTAGAAGCAATGCCGCCGGGATGTTGCGAAGATGTTTCTGATTCGTGCGGGAGCTAATGCTTTGCGGTTTTTAATCGGTTTTTAATTGTACTGCTGAATTGAGCGCGCCATAGAGAGGCGGGAAGTTGCCAGATGGGTATGCAGCGCCAGCAGGGCATCGACATCCTGACGGCTAATCAGCGCGGCAAGCAGCGCCATATGCTCCTCCAGCGCTACGATATTGCGCTGCTTGAGATCGCGCTCGTCCCACTGATAATGCGAATGAAAAATAACCGAAATAATCTCCAGCGAGTGGTTAAAAAAGGGGTTGTTGGCGGCAGAAAG encodes the following:
- a CDS encoding alpha/beta fold hydrolase, which translates into the protein MRRKEQPTRWKSGALLAGLGLGAAATWWSVQQWRRLKQTPPVSPRSHHAGLAGYFQQVGEWRMFTRVTPHDAPGLPLVLVHELVMSGRPMEELALALSNNYRVLVPDLPGFGASVLPASVAALSVDEQAEALWQWLQHNQLTRAIWIGSASGCQVLAALAVKHPEAVAGLVFQGPTVDRHARSLLRQAWRGWRNGRLERHRSAASLTRVDLAKAGLWRALKTHRLLLQDRIEHRLPYINAPTLLLRGSRDTVSPARWVDELGALLPRGEVLTLRGGTHTLHYVYPWSFRHAIRPFLTRIQQEYQDE
- a CDS encoding MFS transporter, with product MENTSIRDVKKPAVGAQPGQEYVPARSDIVRSPRIRKIQITAMLLLLFAAIINYLDRSSLSVANMTIREELGLNATEIGMLLSAFSLAYGLAQLPCGALLDRKGPRIMLGLGMFVWSLFQAAAGLVHNFTQFILVRIGLGIGEAPMNPCGVKVINDWFNIKDRGMPMGFFNAASMIGLSVAPPVLAAMMLAFGWRGMFITIGVLGMFLAIGWYMIYRDRDNNRLSAEEIHYLQAGSVASRQEPLSFAEWRGLFKQRTMWGMMIGFSGINYTAWLYIAWLPGYLQSTYHLDLKSTGLLAAIPFLFGAAGMLLNGYAVDALVRRGFDAVKTRKVCIITGMLLSAAFTAFVTRATDTTSAVTLIGMALFCIHFAGTSCWGLIHANVTARMTASVGSIQNFASFVFASFAPVITGWVLDTTQSFSLALMICAGIAVVGALAYLVLVRKPITDGV